One segment of Desulfovibrio sp. X2 DNA contains the following:
- a CDS encoding GGDEF domain-containing protein — MQRGEQPELMWGLGLTGQEEKIIRAAAGKGFPLRVWNETEIPGGNPGERQEPFLIWIPQRVWQAMRPETREFYEGWEEPQRVLILEEDADEMEFEHLVKRGFLTAVRAPLSKTGVQEVLHRANEIRSLYADIFRMTREIFLERELLARKTDQLLFLNQILTRATESLDAGTILANAREDMNTLFPVSAVQAALWTTTEGDAVGAHLLLCPLSKGGNREAWVEYFLENAAKLAATPVKDFQVELLPGYPEDGELSAPEAGRTILLPLRSGFEYFGCLALTAAEKPNLAKDQIQTVRAAVNHLALALRNAMIYSQVKTRAEYDGLTRIHNRSSFDERLLEELKRHQRYRHPLSLLLLDLDHFKSINDDHGHKAGDAVLRTIGRILSQNLRATDFSARYGGEEFVVLLPQTNEDEAWLLADRLRAEIARQSFTFQGKTFGVTTSIGVASMKPGALAKVRDLVQEADTALYMAKSAGRNMVCLSEHCDGTHVRQ, encoded by the coding sequence ATGCAACGTGGCGAACAGCCTGAGCTGATGTGGGGACTCGGCCTGACCGGCCAAGAGGAGAAGATCATCCGTGCCGCGGCCGGAAAGGGCTTCCCCCTGCGCGTGTGGAACGAGACGGAGATTCCGGGCGGAAACCCCGGCGAGCGTCAGGAGCCTTTCCTGATCTGGATACCGCAGCGCGTGTGGCAGGCCATGCGGCCCGAGACGCGCGAGTTCTACGAGGGATGGGAAGAGCCGCAGCGCGTGCTCATCCTCGAGGAGGACGCGGACGAGATGGAGTTCGAGCATCTCGTGAAGCGCGGCTTCCTCACCGCCGTGCGCGCTCCCCTGAGCAAGACGGGCGTGCAGGAGGTGCTGCACCGCGCCAACGAGATCAGGAGCCTGTACGCGGACATCTTCCGCATGACCCGCGAGATCTTCCTCGAGCGGGAACTCCTGGCCCGCAAGACCGACCAGCTCCTGTTCCTCAACCAGATCTTGACGCGGGCCACTGAATCGCTCGACGCGGGCACCATCCTGGCCAATGCGCGCGAGGACATGAACACCCTCTTCCCGGTCAGCGCCGTGCAGGCCGCCCTGTGGACCACCACCGAGGGCGACGCCGTGGGCGCGCACCTGCTGCTCTGCCCCCTGTCCAAGGGCGGGAACCGCGAGGCCTGGGTCGAATATTTCCTGGAGAACGCCGCCAAGCTCGCGGCCACCCCGGTCAAGGACTTCCAGGTGGAGCTCTTGCCCGGCTACCCCGAGGACGGCGAGCTTTCCGCGCCCGAGGCCGGACGGACCATCCTCCTGCCGTTGCGCTCGGGCTTCGAGTACTTCGGCTGCCTGGCCCTCACCGCGGCCGAGAAGCCGAACCTGGCCAAGGACCAGATCCAGACCGTGCGCGCCGCGGTCAACCATTTGGCGCTGGCCCTGCGCAACGCCATGATCTACTCCCAGGTCAAGACGCGCGCCGAGTACGACGGCCTGACCCGCATCCACAACCGCTCGAGCTTCGACGAGCGGCTCCTGGAGGAGCTGAAGCGCCACCAGCGCTACCGCCACCCGCTCTCGCTCCTGCTGCTGGACCTGGACCACTTCAAGTCCATCAACGACGACCACGGCCACAAGGCGGGCGACGCGGTGCTGCGCACCATCGGCCGCATCCTCTCGCAGAACCTGCGCGCCACGGACTTCTCCGCCCGCTACGGAGGCGAGGAGTTCGTCGTGCTCCTGCCCCAGACCAACGAGGACGAGGCCTGGCTCCTGGCCGACCGCCTGCGCGCCGAGATCGCGCGCCAGTCCTTCACCTTCCAGGGCAAGACCTTCGGCGTGACCACGAGCATCGGCGTGGCCTCCATGAAGCCCGGCGCCCTGGCCAAGGTCCGCGACCTGGTGCAGGAGGCGGACACGGCGCTGTACATGGCCAAGTCCGCGGGCCGGAACATGGTCTGCCTCTCCGAGCATTGCGACGGCACCCACGTGCGCCAGTAG
- a CDS encoding late competence development ComFB family protein, whose amino-acid sequence MEAQAEAQTNAQTEARIEAPEKSPEEPTADRVRGALLEGIRNRNEPRVAALLPVVLDEFPGYEPSPLEVQDIYALALNLLPPRYAQSFSFVIREEVSDDDIREQLRAAAERVRTHPKADQY is encoded by the coding sequence ATGGAAGCCCAGGCCGAAGCGCAAACCAACGCGCAAACCGAAGCGCGGATCGAGGCACCCGAGAAATCGCCCGAGGAGCCGACAGCCGACCGGGTACGCGGGGCCCTGCTCGAGGGCATCCGCAACAGGAACGAGCCCCGCGTCGCGGCCCTGCTGCCCGTCGTGCTGGACGAGTTCCCCGGCTACGAGCCCTCGCCCCTGGAGGTCCAGGACATCTACGCCCTGGCCCTGAACCTTCTGCCCCCGCGCTACGCGCAGAGCTTCTCCTTCGTCATCCGCGAGGAAGTGAGCGACGACGACATCCGCGAGCAGCTGCGCGCAGCCGCGGAGCGGGTGCGCACCCACCCGAAGGCCGACCAGTACTGA
- a CDS encoding NAD(P)/FAD-dependent oxidoreductase, with amino-acid sequence MTDTATSVELCIVGAGPAGISAAIYAGRAGISAALIGCTPKFAGDYEIDNYFGFPETITGRELEERGLRQAARFGIAAECRQVLNVHAQENGRFEIRTADRAIDACALILATGVTRGHPNIPGLADFEGKGVSYCVSCDGYFVRGKPVVVVGEGNFAANQALDLLTYTHQVTLCLHGKPSGMDAGFTERLAREGISVVGQAVAKLEGGSGLERVVLSDGTALPAFGLFVAMGEASSGDFAQTLGLVREGNFIAVDREQTTNVPGVFAAGDCTGGFLQISKAVGEGAVAARSAIAYVKKQCRKDPAGAAAKGS; translated from the coding sequence ATGACCGACACCGCCACGTCCGTCGAACTGTGCATCGTCGGGGCCGGACCGGCCGGAATCTCCGCGGCCATCTACGCGGGCCGCGCCGGGATATCCGCCGCGCTCATCGGCTGCACGCCCAAGTTCGCGGGCGACTACGAGATCGACAACTACTTCGGCTTCCCCGAGACCATCACCGGCCGCGAGCTCGAGGAACGCGGGCTGCGCCAGGCCGCACGCTTCGGCATTGCGGCCGAGTGCCGGCAGGTGCTGAACGTGCACGCCCAGGAGAACGGCCGCTTCGAGATCCGCACGGCCGACCGCGCCATCGACGCCTGCGCCCTGATCCTGGCCACGGGCGTGACCCGCGGCCATCCGAACATCCCGGGACTTGCGGACTTCGAGGGCAAGGGCGTGTCCTACTGCGTGAGCTGCGACGGCTATTTCGTGCGCGGCAAGCCCGTGGTCGTGGTCGGCGAGGGCAATTTCGCGGCCAACCAGGCCCTGGACCTGCTGACCTACACCCACCAGGTCACCCTCTGCCTGCACGGCAAGCCCTCGGGCATGGACGCCGGATTCACCGAACGCCTGGCCCGCGAGGGGATTTCCGTGGTCGGCCAAGCCGTGGCGAAGCTCGAGGGCGGCTCCGGGCTCGAGCGCGTGGTCCTGAGCGACGGCACCGCCCTGCCCGCCTTCGGCCTCTTCGTGGCCATGGGCGAGGCCAGCAGCGGCGACTTCGCCCAGACCCTTGGCCTCGTGCGCGAGGGCAACTTCATCGCCGTGGACCGCGAGCAGACGACCAACGTGCCTGGCGTCTTCGCCGCGGGCGACTGCACGGGCGGCTTCCTGCAGATCAGCAAGGCCGTGGGCGAAGGGGCGGTCGCCGCACGCTCGGCCATCGCCTACGTCAAGAAGCAGTGCCGCAAGGACCCGGCCGGGGCCGCGGCCAAGGGTTCTTGA
- a CDS encoding Nif3-like dinuclear metal center hexameric protein — protein sequence MKAQEIIRRIERSAPLHLQEDWDKSGVQIAGDREDVHRLALSLDPTPAFVTAALAWGADFLLSHHPLTLAPRLPAAHDSYRETLRLVLCSGAWLYAAHTSLDSMTGGPVSWLADELSLRNLAPLVPSAADPAVGLGFVGDLPEPEDAKGFLARLQGLTGRGFATLCGPEAGRDGGSIRRVACCPGSGASLMERAAAVHADVFVTGDVKYHQAQEAPLPVVDVGHFCLEEEMMRRLCAAMADDLGALGVEVRFFPGVEPIRLLSGGPRGVRNGD from the coding sequence ATGAAGGCACAGGAAATCATCCGCCGCATCGAACGGTCGGCTCCGCTCCATCTCCAGGAAGACTGGGACAAGAGCGGGGTACAGATCGCAGGAGACAGGGAGGACGTGCATCGTCTGGCCCTGAGCCTGGACCCCACCCCCGCCTTCGTCACCGCCGCCCTCGCCTGGGGCGCGGACTTCCTCTTAAGCCACCACCCCCTGACCCTCGCCCCGAGGCTGCCCGCGGCGCACGACTCCTACCGCGAGACGCTGCGCCTCGTGCTCTGCTCCGGGGCCTGGCTCTACGCCGCCCACACCTCCCTGGACAGCATGACCGGCGGACCGGTGAGCTGGCTGGCGGACGAGCTTTCCCTGCGAAACCTCGCGCCGCTCGTGCCCTCTGCGGCCGATCCGGCCGTGGGGCTGGGCTTCGTGGGCGACCTGCCCGAGCCCGAGGACGCGAAAGGCTTCCTTGCCCGACTGCAGGGGCTCACGGGGCGCGGCTTCGCCACGCTGTGCGGCCCCGAGGCCGGACGCGACGGGGGAAGCATCCGCCGCGTGGCCTGCTGTCCGGGCTCCGGGGCCTCGCTCATGGAGCGCGCCGCGGCGGTTCACGCCGACGTCTTCGTGACCGGCGACGTCAAGTACCACCAGGCCCAGGAAGCCCCCCTGCCCGTCGTGGACGTGGGGCATTTCTGCCTGGAGGAGGAAATGATGCGGCGCCTGTGCGCCGCCATGGCCGACGATCTCGGCGCCCTGGGCGTCGAGGTGCGCTTTTTCCCGGGCGTCGAGCCGATCAGGCTGCTTTCGGGCGGCCCGCGCGGCGTCCGAAACGGGGACTGA
- a CDS encoding zinc ribbon domain-containing protein yields the protein MYQKQIEQLVILQHIDQEILVLEKELELAPQELAELESRHQAELDQQNQVREKIEFLKAQQKRLGSEIEEDSLKIKKSKNKLMMASNTREYHAMMREMDNMEKLNRLREEEHVTLTEELSRQEEALSDLLKGAESLSEELAGKRENLDKRLSKANDQLAKFQKDRSAAGKIIPAPILARYEFIRSRLRTPVIVPVQDGICSGCHISIPPQTYNELQRGKQIHSCPNCQRLIYWEHHLPKSALEKLPGATKTADVPVPDNTPIAAPSKVTID from the coding sequence ATGTACCAGAAACAGATCGAACAGCTTGTCATCCTCCAGCACATCGACCAGGAGATCCTGGTCCTCGAAAAGGAGCTGGAGCTGGCGCCCCAGGAGCTCGCCGAGCTCGAGAGCCGCCACCAGGCCGAACTGGACCAGCAGAACCAGGTCCGCGAGAAGATCGAATTCCTCAAGGCCCAGCAGAAGCGCCTCGGCTCCGAGATCGAAGAGGATTCCCTCAAGATCAAGAAGAGCAAGAACAAGCTGATGATGGCCTCCAACACGCGCGAATACCACGCCATGATGCGCGAGATGGACAACATGGAGAAGCTGAACAGGCTTCGCGAGGAAGAGCACGTGACCCTGACCGAGGAGCTGTCCCGGCAGGAGGAGGCCCTCTCCGACCTGCTCAAGGGCGCGGAAAGCCTCTCCGAGGAGCTGGCGGGCAAGCGCGAGAACCTCGACAAGCGCCTCTCCAAGGCCAACGACCAGCTGGCCAAGTTCCAGAAGGACCGCTCCGCGGCGGGCAAGATCATCCCCGCGCCGATCCTGGCCCGCTACGAGTTCATCCGCTCGCGCCTGCGCACCCCGGTCATCGTGCCCGTGCAGGACGGCATCTGCTCCGGCTGCCACATCTCCATCCCGCCCCAGACCTACAACGAGCTGCAGCGCGGCAAGCAGATCCACAGCTGCCCCAACTGCCAGCGTCTGATCTACTGGGAGCATCACCTGCCCAAGTCGGCCCTGGAGAAGCTGCCCGGCGCCACCAAGACCGCCGACGTGCCCGTGCCGGACAACACCCCGATCGCCGCGCCGTCCAAGGTCACGATCGACTAG
- the ispD gene encoding 2-C-methyl-D-erythritol 4-phosphate cytidylyltransferase: MSLWSIILAAGSGSRLAAAGLSVRKQFLHYRGAPLFWHSARTLSRLPELSGIVLVFPAEALDESEDMLRDLASREPLDVPLRAVAGGARRQDSVAAGLAALPRDARAVLVHDAARPFLSVALAARLADALSDGARAAIPGLAVTDTIKIVTPDGTVADTPERAFLRAVQTPQAFDLALLRSAHTRAEAEGWDVTDDAMLVERLGEPVLVIEGEPGNVKITTPEDLLLLAPRPGESGEFAPQEDPRMRTTEHPTPETDGAAAEAKGRARMPVRQAVTGFGYDVHKFGPGRPFVLGTVPFPGAPEIVAHSDGDVLLHALMDAILGCMGKGDIGKLFPDSDASFDNASSAVLLDEVLELARSKGYELVHADLTVISQIPKVGPHRERIQEAVARLLGLPPERVGIKATTEEGLGFTGEKKGIKCVAVVTALLPAR; this comes from the coding sequence ATGTCACTGTGGTCCATCATCCTCGCGGCGGGCAGCGGCTCTCGGCTGGCCGCGGCCGGTCTTTCCGTGCGCAAGCAGTTCCTGCACTACCGCGGGGCGCCGCTCTTCTGGCATTCGGCGCGCACCCTCTCCCGCCTGCCCGAGCTTTCCGGCATCGTGCTCGTCTTTCCGGCCGAGGCGCTGGACGAGAGCGAGGACATGCTGCGCGACCTGGCCTCCCGCGAGCCGCTGGACGTGCCGCTGCGCGCCGTGGCCGGAGGGGCCAGGAGGCAGGACTCCGTGGCCGCGGGCCTGGCCGCGCTGCCGCGCGACGCCCGCGCCGTGCTCGTGCACGACGCGGCCCGCCCCTTCCTGAGCGTGGCCCTGGCCGCGCGCCTGGCCGACGCCCTGTCGGACGGAGCGCGCGCCGCCATCCCCGGCCTCGCCGTGACGGACACCATCAAGATCGTCACCCCGGACGGCACGGTGGCGGACACGCCCGAGCGCGCCTTTCTCCGCGCCGTGCAGACGCCGCAGGCCTTCGACCTGGCGCTTCTGCGCTCGGCCCACACCCGGGCCGAGGCCGAGGGCTGGGACGTGACCGACGACGCCATGCTCGTGGAACGGCTCGGCGAGCCGGTCCTGGTCATCGAGGGCGAGCCGGGCAACGTCAAGATCACCACCCCCGAGGACCTGCTCCTGCTGGCCCCGCGCCCGGGGGAATCGGGCGAATTCGCCCCACAGGAGGATCCGCGCATGCGGACAACGGAGCACCCCACTCCCGAGACGGACGGCGCGGCCGCCGAGGCCAAGGGCCGCGCGCGCATGCCCGTGCGCCAGGCCGTGACCGGCTTCGGCTACGACGTGCACAAGTTCGGCCCGGGCAGGCCCTTCGTGCTCGGCACCGTGCCCTTTCCCGGCGCGCCGGAGATCGTGGCCCACTCGGACGGCGACGTCCTGCTGCACGCGCTCATGGACGCCATCCTCGGCTGCATGGGCAAGGGCGACATCGGCAAGCTCTTTCCGGACAGCGACGCCTCCTTCGACAACGCCTCCTCGGCCGTGCTCCTCGACGAGGTGCTGGAGCTCGCGCGCTCCAAGGGCTACGAGCTGGTGCACGCGGACCTGACCGTGATCTCGCAGATTCCCAAGGTCGGCCCGCACCGCGAGCGCATCCAGGAGGCCGTGGCCCGCCTGCTGGGGCTGCCGCCCGAACGCGTGGGCATCAAGGCGACCACCGAGGAAGGCCTCGGCTTCACGGGCGAGAAGAAGGGCATCAAGTGCGTGGCCGTGGTCACGGCCCTGCTTCCGGCCCGCTGA
- the cysS gene encoding cysteine--tRNA ligase — MQLYNTLTRSKEAFTPAQPGRVGMYVCGITAYDFCHIGHARSSVVFDVLVRYLRRTGLDVTFVRNFTDIDDKIIKRANEEGSTSEEVAERNIRYFYEDMDRLNILRADIEPRCTEHVPEMISLTGRLIEKGHAYPTPSGDVYFRVRSFKDYGKLSGRDVEELEAGARIAPGEEKEDPLDFALWKAAKPGEPSWDSPWGKGRPGWHIECSAMSEKHLHLPLDIHGGGQDLIFPHHENEVAQTEAALGKPFSRFWVHNGFVQINHEKMSKSLGNFFTIREILAKFLPEVLRFFLLTMHYRSPLDFSDEAMEEAEKGLRRIYAGLEQVRAAVAAPVEWKKGPLPKEIVEELDAVAAKWTEAMEDDLNTAAAIGHVFGLVRLAGRVLENKGWRKLEGGKAFFEKALGLMEGWGEVLGLFGREPAEFLAELRASRAARKGIDPDKVIALLAERAAARTNKDFARSDGVRDELAAMGVEVKDTPQGQTWDVA, encoded by the coding sequence ATGCAGCTCTACAATACGCTCACCCGCAGCAAGGAAGCCTTCACCCCGGCGCAGCCCGGCCGTGTCGGCATGTACGTCTGCGGCATCACGGCCTACGACTTCTGCCACATCGGCCACGCCCGCTCGTCCGTGGTCTTCGACGTGCTCGTGCGCTACCTGCGCCGCACCGGGCTCGACGTGACCTTCGTGCGCAACTTCACGGACATCGACGACAAGATCATCAAGCGCGCCAACGAGGAGGGCTCCACCTCCGAGGAAGTGGCCGAGCGCAACATCCGCTATTTCTACGAGGACATGGACCGGCTGAACATCCTGCGCGCGGACATCGAGCCGCGCTGCACGGAGCACGTGCCGGAGATGATCTCGCTCACCGGGCGCCTCATCGAGAAGGGCCACGCCTACCCCACCCCCTCGGGCGACGTGTACTTCCGCGTGCGTTCCTTCAAGGACTACGGCAAGCTCTCGGGCCGCGACGTCGAGGAGCTGGAGGCCGGGGCGCGCATCGCTCCGGGCGAGGAGAAGGAAGACCCGCTGGACTTCGCCCTGTGGAAGGCCGCCAAGCCCGGCGAGCCCTCCTGGGACAGCCCCTGGGGCAAGGGACGGCCCGGCTGGCACATCGAGTGCTCGGCCATGAGCGAGAAGCACCTGCACCTGCCGCTCGACATCCACGGCGGCGGCCAGGACCTCATCTTCCCGCACCACGAGAACGAGGTGGCCCAGACCGAGGCCGCGCTCGGCAAGCCGTTCTCCCGCTTCTGGGTGCACAACGGCTTCGTGCAGATCAACCACGAGAAGATGTCCAAGTCGCTCGGCAACTTCTTCACCATCCGCGAGATCCTGGCCAAGTTCCTGCCCGAGGTCCTGCGCTTCTTCCTCCTGACCATGCACTACAGAAGCCCGCTGGACTTCTCGGACGAGGCCATGGAGGAGGCGGAAAAGGGGCTTCGCCGCATCTACGCCGGACTGGAGCAGGTGCGGGCGGCCGTGGCCGCGCCCGTGGAGTGGAAGAAGGGGCCGCTGCCCAAGGAGATCGTCGAGGAGCTCGACGCCGTCGCCGCCAAGTGGACCGAGGCCATGGAGGACGACCTGAACACGGCCGCGGCCATCGGCCACGTCTTCGGCCTGGTGCGCCTCGCGGGCCGCGTGCTGGAGAACAAGGGCTGGCGGAAGCTCGAGGGCGGCAAGGCCTTCTTCGAGAAGGCGCTCGGCCTGATGGAAGGCTGGGGCGAAGTGCTCGGCCTCTTCGGCCGGGAGCCCGCCGAATTCCTCGCCGAGCTCCGCGCGAGCCGCGCCGCGCGCAAGGGCATCGACCCCGACAAGGTGATCGCCCTGCTCGCCGAGCGCGCCGCTGCCCGCACGAACAAGGATTTCGCCCGCTCGGACGGCGTACGCGACGAGCTCGCCGCCATGGGCGTCGAAGTCAAGGACACGCCCCAGGGACAGACCTGGGACGTGGCGTAG
- a CDS encoding 4Fe-4S binding protein, with amino-acid sequence MKIETTPLLLRRLIQTVFLGLSVLVWVELYRFCLWAVGLGTPAARPSAQEAFLPISALLGLKRLVLTGRYDPVHPAGLTFLIAALLTAFLLRRGFCAFVCPLGLLSDLCSALGRKLGLERRVPRRLDKTLRGLKFIFLALCLSLFLLVGGSNMQGFMMSPFNITADAHLLLFFLSPSGTVLTVAAALAAVSLVARNAWCRWLCPYGALLGLAAVLGPTRVRREDDACTRCGRCERACPSAIRIREKAEMKGPECFGCAQCVGACPEKGAIALRAAGRPIPWRMAGAAVCVVLVGFCVVAALSGHWTTRLPAVMLKAFYARAFMGA; translated from the coding sequence ATGAAGATCGAAACCACTCCCCTGCTTCTGCGTCGCCTCATCCAGACCGTCTTTCTCGGGCTCAGCGTCCTCGTCTGGGTAGAGCTCTACCGTTTCTGCCTCTGGGCCGTGGGGCTCGGCACCCCGGCCGCGCGGCCCTCGGCCCAGGAGGCCTTCCTGCCCATCAGCGCGCTATTGGGCCTCAAGCGCCTCGTGCTCACCGGCCGGTACGACCCGGTGCATCCGGCCGGGCTCACCTTCCTCATCGCGGCCCTGCTCACGGCCTTCCTGCTGCGCCGGGGATTCTGCGCCTTCGTCTGCCCGCTGGGGCTGCTCTCGGATCTCTGTTCCGCGCTCGGCAGGAAGCTCGGGCTGGAACGCCGCGTGCCGCGCCGCCTGGACAAGACCCTGCGCGGCCTCAAGTTCATCTTCCTCGCGCTCTGCCTGTCCCTCTTCCTGCTCGTGGGCGGGAGCAACATGCAGGGCTTCATGATGAGCCCCTTCAACATCACGGCGGACGCGCACCTGCTGCTCTTCTTCCTCTCACCCTCGGGCACGGTGCTCACGGTCGCGGCGGCCCTGGCCGCCGTCTCGCTCGTGGCGCGCAACGCCTGGTGCCGCTGGCTCTGCCCCTACGGCGCGCTGCTCGGCCTCGCGGCCGTTCTCGGCCCCACGCGCGTGCGCCGCGAGGACGACGCCTGCACCCGCTGCGGCCGCTGCGAACGCGCCTGCCCCTCCGCCATCCGCATCCGCGAGAAGGCGGAGATGAAGGGGCCGGAGTGCTTCGGCTGCGCGCAGTGCGTGGGCGCATGCCCGGAAAAGGGCGCCATCGCCCTGCGCGCGGCGGGCAGGCCCATCCCCTGGCGCATGGCCGGGGCTGCCGTGTGCGTGGTGCTGGTGGGATTCTGCGTGGTCGCGGCCCTCTCCGGGCACTGGACCACCAGGCTTCCCGCGGTCATGCTCAAGGCCTTCTACGCCAGGGCGTTCATGGGGGCGTAG